A portion of the Tenacibaculum todarodis genome contains these proteins:
- a CDS encoding ABC1 kinase family protein, which produces MKRLNKIPTSKIERATKLVTTGLKVGVNYAKYYGSKITKTEEEARSKLNEDNAADIYDGLKELKGSALKVAQMLSMEKSLLPSAYVEKFSLSQFSVPPLSGPLVVKTFQKYFKKSPNEVFDTFTVESVNAASIGQVHKATKNDKTLAVKIQYPGVANSISTDLAMVKPIAMKMFNIKGEGSDEYFKEVENKLLEETNYVLELKQSNEISDACSHIPNLKFPKYYEAYSSDRILTMDWMEGIHLSEFTKKEQNQATANKLGQALWDFYMYQLHVLKKVHADPHPGNFLVSENEELIVIDFGCMKEVPQSFYVPYFELAVQENIDDPAFFESKLYELKILRKDDKPEEIAFFKELFYEMLSLFTQPFQQEEFDFSDENFFGKIADLGQKYSQSTELRKMNGNRGSKHFIYMNRTFFGLYNLMHDLKATGIKINNYKNI; this is translated from the coding sequence ATGAAAAGATTAAATAAAATACCGACTTCAAAAATTGAAAGAGCGACTAAATTGGTTACAACCGGTCTCAAAGTTGGCGTTAATTATGCCAAGTATTATGGGAGTAAAATAACAAAAACAGAAGAAGAGGCAAGAAGTAAATTAAATGAAGACAACGCTGCAGATATTTACGATGGTTTAAAAGAATTGAAAGGCTCTGCATTAAAAGTAGCACAAATGTTAAGCATGGAAAAAAGTTTGTTGCCAAGTGCTTATGTAGAAAAGTTCTCATTATCTCAGTTTTCTGTACCACCACTTTCTGGTCCTTTAGTGGTTAAAACATTTCAAAAATACTTTAAAAAATCACCAAATGAAGTATTCGATACATTTACAGTAGAATCTGTAAATGCTGCAAGTATTGGGCAAGTTCATAAAGCTACTAAAAACGATAAAACGTTAGCAGTAAAAATTCAATATCCAGGCGTTGCAAACAGTATTTCTACAGATTTAGCAATGGTTAAGCCAATTGCCATGAAAATGTTTAATATTAAAGGTGAAGGTTCTGACGAGTATTTTAAAGAAGTTGAAAATAAATTATTAGAAGAAACCAACTATGTTTTAGAGTTAAAACAAAGTAACGAGATTTCTGATGCTTGTAGTCATATTCCAAATTTAAAATTCCCAAAGTATTATGAAGCATATTCTTCGGATAGAATTTTAACAATGGATTGGATGGAAGGAATTCACCTTTCTGAGTTTACAAAAAAAGAACAAAACCAAGCTACTGCAAATAAATTAGGACAAGCTTTATGGGATTTTTATATGTATCAATTACATGTCTTAAAAAAGGTACATGCAGATCCGCATCCAGGAAATTTTTTAGTTTCTGAGAATGAAGAATTAATAGTGATAGACTTTGGTTGTATGAAAGAAGTTCCGCAAAGTTTTTATGTACCTTATTTTGAATTAGCTGTGCAAGAAAACATTGATGATCCTGCTTTTTTTGAAAGTAAACTTTATGAGTTAAAGATTCTAAGAAAAGACGATAAGCCAGAAGAAATAGCCTTTTTTAAAGAGCTATTTTATGAAATGTTATCCTTGTTTACACAACCATTTCAACAAGAAGAATTCGATTTTTCTGATGAAAATTTCTTTGGTAAAATAGCAGATTTAGGTCAAAAATATTCTCAAAGTACAGAGTTAAGAAAAATGAATGGTAATAGAGGTTCAAAACACTTTATTTATATGAATAGAACTTTTTTTGGACTGTATAATTTAATGCACGATTTAAAAGCAACTGGCATTAAAATTAATAACTATAAAAATATATAA
- a CDS encoding SRPBCC family protein, which yields MINFKKHSGIYTLKTQQELNISIEKAWDYFSSPENLAKITPPKMGFNITSQVDKKAYQGQIITYKVSPIPFIKTNWVTEITQVKEQAFFIDEQRFGPYKMWHHEHWFEELTNGNTLMKDKISYKIPFGFLGHLAQSVFIKKQLNTIFNYRFITLEKLFNGK from the coding sequence ATGATAAACTTTAAAAAACATTCCGGTATTTATACGTTAAAAACCCAACAAGAACTAAATATATCGATAGAAAAAGCTTGGGATTATTTTTCGTCCCCAGAAAATTTAGCAAAAATAACGCCACCCAAAATGGGATTTAATATCACTTCACAAGTAGATAAAAAAGCCTATCAAGGACAAATAATTACTTATAAAGTATCTCCAATTCCATTTATTAAAACAAATTGGGTTACAGAAATAACTCAAGTTAAAGAACAAGCTTTTTTTATAGATGAACAACGTTTTGGGCCTTATAAAATGTGGCATCATGAGCATTGGTTTGAAGAATTAACGAACGGGAATACATTAATGAAAGATAAAATATCGTATAAAATTCCGTTTGGGTTTTTAGGACATTTAGCACAAAGTGTATTTATTAAAAAACAATTAAACACTATTTTTAATTATAGATTTATAACATTAGAAAAACTATTTAATGGCAAATAA
- a CDS encoding TIGR03643 family protein: MTCRELDRIIEMAWEDRTTFDAIKFQFGLKEQEVISLMRKELKLSSFKLWRARVTGRSSKHQAKRDFVKGRFKCTRQQNISNNKISKR, from the coding sequence ATGACGTGTAGAGAATTAGACCGAATTATAGAAATGGCTTGGGAAGATAGAACCACTTTTGATGCAATAAAGTTTCAGTTTGGTTTAAAAGAGCAAGAGGTAATAAGTTTAATGCGTAAAGAATTAAAATTATCTAGTTTTAAACTGTGGAGAGCTAGGGTAACAGGTCGTAGCAGTAAACACCAAGCAAAAAGAGACTTTGTAAAAGGTAGGTTTAAATGTACAAGACAACAAAATATTAGTAACAATAAAATTTCTAAACGATGA
- a CDS encoding flavin reductase family protein codes for MHLSRREIDEMDHLYKINLMNSISGYKSANLVATKSKDAITNVAVFSSVVHYGSSPAILGFVLRPTTVVRNTYDNIKKTGFYTINAISEDMIADAHLTSAKYPSEISEFDKTNLLPEYKNQFHAPFVSQSPLQIGMKFLEEYHIKANGTILILGEVTDVYFEKNMLNKDGFLNLSKEKITTINGLDGYAVPNLKTRVEYQRPKKEN; via the coding sequence ATGCATTTATCTAGAAGAGAAATAGATGAAATGGACCATTTATACAAAATAAATTTAATGAACAGTATTTCTGGCTATAAATCAGCAAATCTAGTAGCTACAAAGTCAAAAGATGCAATAACAAACGTTGCCGTTTTTAGTTCTGTAGTGCATTATGGTTCTAGTCCTGCAATTCTAGGTTTTGTGTTGCGCCCAACCACAGTGGTTAGAAACACGTATGATAATATAAAGAAGACAGGTTTTTATACCATAAATGCTATAAGTGAAGATATGATAGCAGATGCGCACCTTACTTCTGCTAAATATCCTTCTGAAATTTCTGAGTTTGATAAAACAAATTTATTACCAGAATATAAAAACCAATTTCATGCTCCATTTGTAAGTCAATCCCCATTGCAAATTGGAATGAAATTTTTAGAAGAGTATCATATAAAAGCTAACGGAACTATTTTAATCTTAGGTGAAGTTACGGATGTGTATTTTGAAAAAAACATGCTTAATAAAGATGGTTTTTTAAACTTATCGAAAGAAAAAATAACCACAATAAATGGTTTAGATGGCTATGCCGTACCTAATTTAAAAACTAGAGTTGAATATCAACGACCAAAAAAAGAGAATTAA
- a CDS encoding CIA30 family protein: MKTLLHLLLITFFTSEIMVFNFNKNADINKWLITNDDVMGGLSTSKMTLNTEGNGVFSGTVSLDNNGGFAMTRLPVDLMIDDKKSKIVIKLKGDGKMYQFRIKSSKNQRYWYIQTFQTTTSWQTIELPLNSFFPSFRGNKLNKDNFSSNTIKEIAILVGNKKNEAFKLEIEKIVLK; this comes from the coding sequence ATGAAAACGCTCTTACATCTTTTACTAATTACTTTTTTTACTTCAGAAATAATGGTCTTTAATTTTAATAAAAACGCAGATATAAATAAGTGGTTAATTACCAATGATGATGTTATGGGTGGTTTATCTACTTCTAAAATGACACTCAATACTGAAGGAAATGGTGTTTTTTCAGGAACTGTTTCTTTAGATAATAATGGAGGGTTTGCTATGACACGGTTGCCAGTTGACCTAATGATTGATGACAAAAAATCTAAAATTGTTATCAAGTTAAAAGGTGATGGTAAAATGTATCAATTTAGAATAAAATCAAGTAAAAATCAACGTTATTGGTATATTCAAACATTTCAAACAACAACATCTTGGCAAACAATAGAATTACCTTTAAACAGTTTTTTTCCTTCTTTTAGAGGAAATAAATTAAATAAAGATAACTTTTCATCAAACACAATTAAAGAAATTGCCATTTTAGTAGGTAATAAAAAGAACGAAGCGTTTAAATTAGAAATAGAAAAAATAGTACTTAAATAA
- a CDS encoding TetR family transcriptional regulator C-terminal domain-containing protein produces the protein MAKKKYITQDKIIDWYMNSVLITGKPTSVFSFAKENNFEESDFYSHYSNFESLEKSIFKIFVEETIQLLHSTEAYQEYSSKDKLLSFYFTFFEFLAANRSYVLFSFKEIKSNFSKVTVLKEMRSEFINFVHSINIETLDFKNDKINKIQDNTIAEGYWLQLLMVLKFWIEDTSSNFEKTDVFIEKSIKASFDIQQIAPIKSVIDLAKFLWKEKGTSI, from the coding sequence ATGGCAAAAAAAAAGTACATAACACAAGATAAAATAATTGATTGGTATATGAATTCGGTTTTAATAACTGGTAAGCCAACTTCTGTTTTTTCATTTGCAAAAGAAAATAATTTCGAAGAATCAGATTTTTACAGTCATTATTCAAATTTTGAAAGTTTAGAAAAATCAATTTTTAAAATTTTTGTTGAAGAGACAATTCAACTTTTACACTCAACAGAAGCGTATCAAGAGTATTCTTCTAAAGATAAATTATTAAGCTTTTATTTTACCTTTTTTGAATTTCTGGCTGCAAATAGATCGTATGTTTTGTTTTCATTTAAAGAGATAAAATCCAACTTTTCTAAAGTAACAGTATTAAAAGAAATGCGTTCAGAATTCATCAATTTTGTGCATAGTATTAATATAGAAACTCTTGATTTTAAGAACGATAAAATTAACAAAATTCAAGATAATACTATTGCAGAAGGCTATTGGTTACAATTATTAATGGTTTTAAAATTTTGGATAGAAGACACATCTTCAAACTTCGAAAAAACAGATGTTTTTATTGAAAAATCAATTAAAGCAAGTTTCGATATTCAGCAAATTGCACCTATAAAAAGTGTGATAGATTTAGCAAAATTTTTGTGGAAAGAAAAAGGAACATCAATATGA
- a CDS encoding SDR family oxidoreductase produces the protein MKILITGTTGYIAKRLVLKLLEAGDQVVCCVRDLNRIPDEIENKKNVQFIKVDFLEIKEVVLPSDIDVAYYLIHSMATNATNFEDLEQTCAKNFKNLVEKTTCKQVVYLSGIVNDSNLSKHLSSRFQVEKNLQSEKYALTTFRAGIIVGSGSASFEIIRDIVEKLPVMITPKWLNTKSQPIAIRDVLSFLERAVGNQKLYNKSFDICGTEVLTYKEILLQFAEVRGFKRYIFTLPVLTPKLSSYWLYFVTSTSFNLAQALVDSMKVEVIAKPSAINQLLNIQPISYKESVDLAFQKIEQNAVVSSWKDAISSGVFQDQLSDHIQIPEYGCFKDIRSLKITDEEFTLTKIWSIGGKNGWYSFNGLWKIRGYVDKVFGGVGLRRGRTHDTYLEAGDPLDFWRVLLADKKEKRLLLFAEMKLPGEAWLEFKIVKDKLYQTAVFRPKGVLGRLYWYAVLPFHAFVFKGMINALVKK, from the coding sequence ATGAAAATTCTAATCACAGGAACAACAGGTTACATTGCTAAAAGATTGGTGTTAAAACTGCTTGAAGCAGGAGATCAAGTAGTTTGTTGTGTGCGTGATTTAAATAGAATTCCTGATGAAATAGAAAACAAGAAAAATGTTCAATTTATAAAAGTAGACTTTTTAGAGATAAAGGAAGTTGTTCTTCCATCAGATATTGATGTTGCTTATTATTTAATACATTCAATGGCAACCAATGCTACTAATTTTGAAGATTTGGAGCAAACATGTGCTAAAAATTTTAAAAATTTAGTAGAGAAAACAACGTGTAAACAAGTTGTTTATTTAAGCGGTATTGTAAATGATAGTAATTTATCTAAACACCTATCTTCTCGTTTTCAAGTTGAAAAAAACTTACAATCAGAAAAATATGCTCTTACAACATTTAGAGCAGGAATTATTGTAGGTAGCGGAAGTGCATCTTTTGAAATTATAAGGGATATTGTAGAAAAACTTCCTGTAATGATTACCCCAAAATGGTTGAATACTAAATCACAACCAATTGCCATTAGAGATGTTTTATCCTTTTTAGAACGTGCAGTTGGTAATCAGAAATTGTACAATAAATCTTTTGATATTTGTGGAACAGAAGTACTTACTTACAAGGAGATACTCTTGCAATTTGCAGAAGTTAGAGGTTTTAAAAGATATATTTTTACGTTACCCGTTTTAACCCCAAAATTATCATCTTACTGGTTGTATTTTGTAACATCTACCTCTTTTAATTTGGCACAAGCTTTGGTAGATAGCATGAAAGTTGAGGTGATAGCAAAGCCAAGTGCTATAAATCAGCTATTAAATATTCAACCTATTTCTTATAAAGAATCAGTTGATTTGGCCTTTCAGAAGATAGAACAAAATGCAGTTGTTTCAAGTTGGAAAGACGCTATAAGTAGCGGTGTTTTTCAAGATCAATTATCAGATCATATTCAAATACCAGAATATGGTTGTTTTAAAGACATACGCTCACTAAAAATTACTGATGAAGAATTCACGCTCACTAAAATTTGGTCAATAGGAGGAAAAAATGGGTGGTATAGTTTTAATGGTTTGTGGAAAATACGTGGCTATGTAGATAAGGTTTTTGGAGGTGTTGGTTTACGAAGAGGAAGAACACATGATACATATTTAGAAGCAGGTGACCCATTAGATTTTTGGCGTGTATTATTGGCTGATAAAAAAGAAAAACGATTGCTATTATTTGCTGAAATGAAGTTGCCAGGAGAAGCATGGTTAGAGTTTAAGATTGTAAAAGACAAACTATATCAAACAGCAGTGTTTAGGCCAAAAGGTGTTTTAGGGCGCTTATACTGGTACGCCGTTTTACCATTTCATGCCTTTGTTTTTAAAGGAATGATAAATGCATTAGTCAAAAAATAA
- the alaS gene encoding alanine--tRNA ligase, producing MKSQEVRAKFLDFFKEKSHLIVPSAPMVTKDDPTLMFVNSGMAPFKEYFLGNGTPKNNRISDSQKCLRVSGKHNDLEEVGYDTYHHTLFEMLGNWSFGDYFKKEAIAWAWELLTEVYGIDKDILYVTVFEGSDDADNLKMDQEAYDLWKELIPEDRILMGNKKDNFWEMGEQGPCGPCSEIHIDIRTPEEKAKVDGKTLVNEDHPQVVEIWNLVFMQYNRKANGSLEGLPNKHIDTGMGFERLCMVLQDVKSNYDTDVFTPIIREIETITNTEYNKGEKTDIAIRVISDHVRAVAFSIADGQLPSNNGAGYVIRRILRRAVRYGFTFLNKKEPFIYRLVDVLSKKMGTAFPELKAQKQLIENVIKEEETSFLRTLDQGLLLLDKIISKTDSKEISGEKVFELKDTYGFPEDLTDLILREKGYTYNSEEFNQKLKEQKERGKQASQVKSDDWTILHHDEVEEFIGYDTLEAHVKITRYRKVVSKKDGEMYQLVFNITPFYPEGGGQVGDKGYLEDEHGDVVYILDTKKENNVIIHFAKNLPKHKDEVLKVVVDAKQRYRTECNHTATHLLHQALREVLGEHVEQKGSAVHSKYLRFDFSHFSKVTSEQLTEVENFVNRRIEGKLPFEENRSVPMEKAIEEGAMALFGEKYGDSVRTVRFGQSIELCGGTHVQNTGDIWHFKIKSEGAVASGIRRIEAITNDAVKDFYTENNKALHEVKGLLNNTKDPIKAVQKLQDENVSLQKQIESLLKDKANNMKIEIKNQLQEINGVRFLSKKIDLDQNSIKNLMFELGQEYKNLFLFFATSDSPQKAMLTCYISKELTTERGYDAGQVVRELGKAIHGGGGGQSFFATAGGKNPGGIPKVLERAKDYLV from the coding sequence ATGAAATCTCAAGAAGTAAGAGCAAAATTTTTAGACTTTTTTAAAGAAAAATCGCACTTAATAGTACCATCAGCACCAATGGTTACTAAAGATGATCCAACATTAATGTTTGTAAATTCTGGAATGGCGCCTTTTAAGGAATATTTCTTAGGAAATGGAACTCCAAAAAATAATAGAATTTCAGATTCTCAAAAGTGTTTACGTGTTTCTGGTAAACATAACGATTTAGAAGAAGTTGGTTATGACACCTATCATCATACGCTTTTTGAAATGTTAGGAAACTGGTCTTTTGGAGATTACTTTAAAAAAGAAGCTATTGCTTGGGCTTGGGAATTATTGACTGAAGTTTACGGTATAGATAAAGATATTTTATACGTTACTGTTTTTGAAGGAAGCGATGATGCTGACAATCTAAAAATGGATCAAGAAGCGTATGATCTTTGGAAAGAATTAATTCCGGAAGACAGAATTCTTATGGGAAATAAGAAAGATAATTTCTGGGAAATGGGAGAACAAGGACCTTGTGGACCGTGTTCAGAAATTCATATAGATATTAGAACTCCTGAAGAAAAAGCAAAAGTAGATGGTAAAACTTTAGTAAATGAAGATCATCCGCAGGTTGTAGAAATTTGGAACTTAGTTTTTATGCAATACAACCGTAAAGCAAACGGTTCTTTAGAAGGCTTACCAAATAAACATATTGATACAGGAATGGGTTTTGAGCGTTTGTGTATGGTTTTACAAGATGTAAAATCTAATTATGACACTGATGTTTTTACACCAATTATTCGTGAAATTGAAACAATTACTAATACTGAATACAATAAAGGTGAAAAAACTGATATTGCAATTCGTGTAATTTCAGATCACGTAAGAGCTGTAGCATTTTCTATTGCAGATGGTCAATTACCAAGTAATAATGGTGCTGGTTATGTAATTAGAAGAATTTTACGACGTGCCGTTCGTTACGGATTTACATTCTTAAATAAAAAAGAACCTTTTATATATCGATTAGTTGATGTTTTAAGCAAAAAAATGGGAACAGCTTTCCCAGAGTTAAAAGCACAAAAACAACTTATAGAAAACGTAATAAAAGAAGAAGAAACTTCTTTTTTAAGGACTTTAGATCAAGGACTACTATTATTAGATAAAATTATTTCTAAGACAGATTCAAAAGAAATTTCAGGAGAAAAAGTTTTCGAACTTAAAGATACGTATGGTTTTCCTGAAGATTTAACGGATTTAATTCTTCGTGAAAAAGGTTATACGTATAATAGCGAAGAATTTAACCAAAAACTTAAAGAGCAAAAAGAAAGAGGAAAACAAGCATCTCAAGTTAAATCTGATGATTGGACAATCTTACATCATGATGAAGTTGAAGAATTTATTGGATATGATACTTTAGAAGCGCATGTAAAAATTACGCGCTATCGTAAAGTTGTTTCTAAAAAAGATGGTGAAATGTATCAACTTGTTTTTAATATAACTCCATTTTATCCAGAAGGCGGTGGTCAAGTTGGTGATAAAGGGTATTTGGAAGATGAGCATGGTGATGTAGTTTATATATTAGATACAAAAAAGGAGAATAATGTAATTATTCATTTTGCAAAAAACTTACCTAAACATAAAGACGAAGTATTAAAAGTAGTAGTTGATGCAAAACAACGATACAGAACAGAATGCAACCATACTGCAACGCACTTATTACACCAAGCATTAAGAGAAGTTTTAGGTGAACATGTAGAGCAAAAAGGCTCTGCTGTTCATTCTAAATATTTACGATTCGATTTTTCTCATTTTTCTAAAGTAACTTCAGAGCAATTAACAGAAGTAGAAAATTTTGTAAACAGAAGAATTGAAGGAAAACTCCCGTTTGAAGAAAATAGAAGTGTACCCATGGAAAAGGCAATTGAAGAAGGTGCAATGGCATTGTTTGGTGAGAAATATGGAGATTCAGTTAGAACAGTAAGGTTTGGGCAATCTATTGAATTATGTGGAGGAACTCACGTACAAAACACGGGAGACATATGGCATTTTAAAATTAAATCTGAAGGCGCAGTTGCTTCAGGAATTAGAAGAATTGAGGCAATCACAAACGATGCTGTAAAAGATTTTTATACTGAAAACAACAAAGCTTTACATGAAGTAAAAGGACTATTGAATAATACAAAAGATCCTATAAAAGCTGTCCAGAAACTTCAAGATGAGAATGTTTCTTTACAAAAGCAAATTGAATCGTTATTAAAGGACAAGGCAAATAACATGAAAATTGAAATTAAGAATCAACTCCAAGAAATAAATGGGGTTCGATTTTTATCAAAAAAAATAGATTTAGATCAGAATAGTATTAAAAACTTAATGTTTGAACTTGGACAAGAATATAAAAATTTATTTTTATTCTTTGCTACTTCAGACTCTCCACAAAAAGCAATGTTAACTTGTTATATTTCTAAAGAATTAACAACAGAACGTGGTTATGATGCTGGTCAAGTTGTTAGAGAATTAGGGAAAGCTATTCACGGTGGTGGTGGTGGACAATCTTTCTTTGCAACTGCAGGTGGTAAAAATCCTGGCGGAATTCCAAAAGTATTAGAACGCGCTAAAGATTATTTAGTTTAA
- a CDS encoding cryptochrome/photolyase family protein translates to MANKVSVFWYRRDLRLEDNVALFNALKSSNKVLPVFIFDEEILDRLSKDDARVSFIYSTLSKLDGQLKSEGSSLLVKKGNPIEVWKSLISEFDISAVYTNKDYEPYAIKRDQEVKAFLTSNNIEFYSYKDQVIFEENEVTKNDGLPYTVYTPYKNKWLQGFNSEIDTKEYPINFSSFHQFSVDFPSLQSIGFEESVIKVKPYNLLNLENYDEIRDYPFQDKTSYLSPYFRFGLVSVRKMVQFALKTNATFLNELIWREFFMQILFHFPKVVTNNFRQKYDAIPWRNNEAEFKKWCKGETGYPMVDAGMRELNKTGYMHNRVRMITAGFLCKHLLIDWRWGEAYFAEKLLDYELSANNGNWQWAAGTGCDAAPYFRVFNPESQLKKFDKDLQYIRKWILDFDELTYPQPMVEHKFARERAISTYKKALQ, encoded by the coding sequence ATGGCAAATAAAGTTTCTGTTTTTTGGTATCGTAGAGATTTACGTTTAGAAGATAATGTAGCATTGTTTAATGCGTTAAAATCCAGCAATAAAGTACTGCCTGTTTTTATTTTTGACGAAGAAATTTTAGATAGATTATCAAAAGATGATGCACGAGTTTCTTTTATTTATTCAACTTTGTCAAAGCTAGATGGGCAATTAAAAAGTGAAGGTTCGTCGTTATTGGTTAAAAAAGGAAATCCAATAGAGGTCTGGAAAAGTTTAATTTCTGAATTTGATATTTCAGCTGTTTATACAAATAAAGATTATGAACCGTATGCTATAAAAAGAGATCAAGAAGTTAAAGCGTTTTTAACTTCAAACAATATTGAATTCTATAGTTATAAAGATCAAGTTATTTTTGAAGAAAATGAAGTAACCAAAAATGACGGATTGCCATACACTGTTTATACACCTTATAAAAACAAGTGGTTACAAGGTTTTAATAGTGAGATTGATACCAAAGAATATCCTATAAATTTTTCAAGTTTTCATCAATTTTCTGTAGATTTTCCTTCATTACAATCAATAGGTTTTGAAGAGAGTGTTATAAAAGTAAAGCCGTACAATTTATTGAACTTAGAAAATTACGATGAAATTAGAGATTACCCTTTTCAAGATAAAACATCGTATTTATCACCTTATTTCCGCTTTGGATTAGTAAGTGTTCGTAAAATGGTTCAATTTGCGTTAAAAACAAATGCTACTTTTTTAAATGAATTAATTTGGCGTGAATTTTTCATGCAAATTCTATTTCATTTTCCGAAAGTAGTTACCAATAATTTTCGCCAAAAATATGATGCAATTCCTTGGAGAAATAATGAAGCTGAATTTAAAAAATGGTGCAAAGGAGAAACAGGTTATCCAATGGTAGATGCAGGTATGCGAGAGCTTAATAAAACTGGTTATATGCACAATCGTGTACGTATGATTACCGCAGGATTTTTATGTAAACATTTATTAATTGATTGGCGTTGGGGCGAAGCTTATTTTGCAGAAAAGTTATTAGATTATGAGCTATCGGCTAATAACGGAAATTGGCAATGGGCAGCAGGAACAGGATGTGATGCTGCTCCATATTTTAGAGTTTTTAATCCAGAATCTCAATTAAAAAAGTTCGACAAAGATTTACAATATATTAGAAAGTGGATTTTAGATTTTGATGAATTAACCTATCCACAACCAATGGTAGAACATAAGTTTGCTAGAGAAAGGGCTATTTCTACCTATAAAAAGGCGTTGCAATAA
- a CDS encoding TspO/MBR family protein yields the protein MKSNKYIRFILFLIANFLALGIGGLLMKNGPQTEWYLLLNKAPWTPQGWVFGVAWTSIMIFFSFYMTKLSFEYRFLDKKLVRLYIVQWILNVSWNYFFFNKHLTVVGLVVITLLWLLIGYFTFKNFKKIKVFTLLILPYLIWMTIATSLNAYIVFYN from the coding sequence TTGAAAAGTAATAAATACATACGGTTTATACTATTTTTAATTGCTAACTTTTTAGCGCTTGGAATTGGAGGGTTGTTAATGAAAAATGGACCACAAACAGAATGGTATCTTTTATTAAATAAAGCACCTTGGACGCCTCAAGGTTGGGTTTTTGGAGTTGCTTGGACAAGTATTATGATTTTCTTTTCTTTTTACATGACAAAGCTGAGTTTTGAATATCGGTTTTTAGACAAAAAACTTGTAAGGCTTTATATAGTTCAATGGATTTTAAATGTAAGTTGGAATTATTTTTTCTTTAATAAGCATTTAACAGTTGTTGGGTTGGTTGTAATTACTTTATTATGGTTGTTAATTGGATATTTTACATTTAAAAACTTTAAAAAAATAAAAGTGTTTACGTTGTTAATACTTCCGTATTTAATATGGATGACCATTGCAACAAGTTTAAACGCTTACATAGTGTTTTACAATTAA
- a CDS encoding SDR family NAD(P)-dependent oxidoreductase codes for MKTILVVGGSRGIGKAIVNALKDTHKIINFSRNRIEDHVNVTHYSLDVLKDNLPEIEVLNGLVYCPGSINLKPIGRLKINDFREDFEINVIGAVKVIQKYINPLKNNNGSAVFFSSVATKMGMPFHASVSASKSAVEGLVKSLAGEFATKVRFNCIAPTVTDTLLAEKLLRNDKQRENMKERHPLKKILKAEEVASLSTYLLSDHASAISGQVFPIDAGIVSLKL; via the coding sequence ATGAAAACAATTTTGGTAGTAGGAGGAAGTAGAGGTATTGGTAAAGCTATTGTTAATGCTTTAAAAGATACGCACAAGATTATTAATTTTAGCAGAAATAGAATTGAAGATCATGTTAATGTAACTCATTATTCTTTAGATGTTTTAAAGGATAATTTACCAGAGATAGAAGTGCTTAACGGGCTCGTTTATTGTCCAGGAAGTATAAATTTAAAGCCAATTGGGCGTTTAAAAATTAATGATTTTCGTGAAGATTTTGAAATTAATGTTATTGGCGCTGTAAAAGTTATTCAGAAGTATATCAATCCATTAAAAAATAATAACGGAAGTGCAGTCTTTTTTAGTTCTGTAGCAACTAAAATGGGAATGCCATTTCACGCTAGTGTTTCTGCAAGTAAATCTGCTGTAGAAGGCTTAGTAAAATCTTTAGCAGGAGAATTTGCTACAAAAGTTAGGTTTAATTGTATTGCGCCAACAGTTACAGATACTTTGTTGGCTGAAAAATTATTAAGAAATGACAAACAGCGTGAAAATATGAAAGAACGTCATCCTCTTAAAAAAATTTTAAAAGCAGAAGAAGTTGCAAGTTTATCAACCTATTTATTGTCTGATCACGCATCTGCAATATCAGGACAAGTTTTTCCAATAGATGCAGGAATTGTGTCGTTAAAATTATAA